Proteins from a genomic interval of Anatilimnocola floriformis:
- a CDS encoding VOC family protein, producing the protein MTQPAKNTVCLWYDRDAEEAARFYAQTFPDSSVGAVHRAPADYPAGKKGDVLTVEFTVLGIPCIGLNGGPGCKHSWAFSFQVATADQAETDRYWDAIVGNGGQESQCGWCQDKWGLSWQITPVVLTKAFTSTDPAVGKRAFEAMMTMKKIDVAKIEAAVRG; encoded by the coding sequence ATGACTCAACCAGCCAAGAACACTGTTTGCCTGTGGTACGATCGCGACGCCGAAGAGGCCGCGCGGTTTTATGCTCAGACGTTTCCCGATTCGTCGGTGGGCGCGGTGCATCGTGCGCCAGCCGATTATCCGGCGGGGAAGAAAGGGGACGTGTTGACGGTCGAGTTCACGGTGCTCGGCATTCCGTGCATCGGGCTCAACGGTGGGCCGGGCTGCAAACACTCGTGGGCGTTTTCGTTTCAGGTCGCAACGGCTGACCAGGCCGAGACCGATCGTTATTGGGACGCGATCGTCGGCAACGGCGGTCAGGAGAGTCAGTGCGGCTGGTGCCAGGACAAATGGGGTTTGTCGTGGCAGATCACTCCCGTCGTGCTGACCAAAGCTTTCACCAGCACCGATCCCGCCGTTGGCAAGCGAGCTTTCGAAGCCATGATGACGATGAAGAAAATCGACGTGGCGAAAATCGAAGCCGCCGTGCGCGGCTGA
- a CDS encoding diguanylate cyclase translates to MSTITSILLVDDDAAMLRLLARWLELAGYRVRTARDGNEACAAIELECPQIVITDWEMPGMDGHELCRWVRSQSLPHYVYLMLLTVRSGLEDLVRGLESGADDFLKKPIDKDELLARLRSGSRVLELEQRLGVLARCDALTGLTSRRTFFEFLNREWSRSQRYHFPLSCVMVDIDFFKRINDLHGHAVGDEVIRRVGAALAEGCRNSDVVSRYGGEEFCLLLPETSEDNAAIWANRMRQRLADLKFQVGDKEVQITASLGVAQRMDDMASPEQLIDMADQALMVAKRSGRDRVVTYHSLSEAKPKSTSSTSPAVLLQDVPARQVMTTLVAGLHQEDTVDIASRHFLRFRITIAPVVDDDGKLVGVLSEKDVMAAMLQANWWQLRIADVMKTNVVCYEEDTPALSIYEFLCRVTLRAAVIVKNGVPSGLITRGSVLRYFINCLSVRGQLRGGGEEADGVAVTKSSAAEVRRRILQTVRAVNDEALDLRERLAEVEQDSPTPQSVASELVPCLVGGASRIQELANDLLACSRFAGEVAEQAEHAVLLG, encoded by the coding sequence ATGAGTACGATTACGTCCATTCTTCTCGTTGATGACGACGCCGCCATGCTGCGGCTGCTCGCTCGTTGGCTGGAGCTCGCCGGCTATCGCGTGCGCACCGCTCGCGACGGCAACGAAGCGTGCGCCGCCATCGAGCTCGAGTGTCCGCAGATCGTCATCACCGATTGGGAAATGCCCGGCATGGACGGCCACGAGCTGTGCCGCTGGGTTCGCTCGCAATCACTGCCGCACTACGTCTATCTGATGCTGCTGACGGTCCGCAGTGGTCTTGAAGATCTGGTGCGCGGTCTGGAATCTGGCGCCGATGATTTTCTAAAGAAACCGATCGACAAAGATGAGCTTCTCGCGCGCTTGCGCTCTGGCAGTCGTGTGCTCGAACTCGAACAACGACTCGGCGTGCTCGCGCGCTGCGATGCGCTCACCGGCTTGACGTCGCGGCGAACCTTTTTTGAATTCCTGAATCGCGAATGGAGCCGTTCGCAGCGTTATCATTTTCCGCTCTCCTGCGTGATGGTCGATATCGACTTCTTTAAACGAATCAACGATCTGCATGGCCATGCCGTGGGCGATGAAGTCATCCGCCGCGTCGGCGCCGCACTCGCCGAAGGTTGCCGCAATAGTGATGTGGTGAGTCGTTACGGCGGCGAAGAATTCTGTCTGTTGCTGCCCGAAACCAGCGAAGACAACGCTGCCATCTGGGCCAACCGAATGCGTCAGCGCTTGGCTGACCTGAAGTTTCAAGTTGGCGACAAGGAAGTGCAAATCACGGCGAGTCTGGGCGTGGCGCAGCGGATGGACGACATGGCGTCGCCGGAGCAACTCATCGATATGGCCGATCAGGCCTTGATGGTGGCAAAGCGTTCGGGGCGCGATCGCGTCGTGACCTATCACTCGCTGAGCGAAGCCAAGCCAAAGTCGACCAGCAGCACCAGCCCGGCGGTTCTGCTGCAAGATGTTCCTGCTCGCCAGGTAATGACCACGCTAGTCGCCGGCCTGCATCAAGAAGACACCGTCGATATCGCCTCGCGGCACTTCCTCCGCTTTCGCATCACCATCGCGCCGGTGGTCGACGACGACGGCAAGCTCGTCGGCGTGCTCTCCGAAAAAGATGTGATGGCCGCGATGCTGCAAGCCAATTGGTGGCAACTGCGCATCGCCGACGTGATGAAGACCAACGTCGTTTGTTACGAAGAAGACACTCCCGCGCTGAGCATTTATGAATTCCTCTGCCGCGTGACGCTGCGCGCCGCCGTGATCGTGAAGAACGGTGTGCCGAGCGGCTTGATCACTCGCGGCAGCGTGCTGCGATACTTCATCAACTGCTTATCGGTGCGCGGCCAACTGCGCGGCGGCGGTGAAGAAGCCGATGGCGTTGCTGTCACGAAGTCTTCGGCAGCCGAAGTGCGGCGGCGGATTCTGCAAACCGTGCGGGCCGTGAACGACGAAGCGCTTGATCTGCGCGAACGACTCGCCGAAGTGGAGCAAGACAGCCCCACTCCGCAGTCAGTGGCGAGCGAACTGGTCCCCTGTCTCGTCGGCGGCGCGTCGCGAATTCAAGAACTCGCCAACGATCTGCTGGCCTGTTCGCGGTTCGCCGGCGAAGTGGCCGAGCAGGCGGAACACGCGGTGCTGTTAGGTTAA
- a CDS encoding SRPBCC family protein — MSTLISRTFTVSINRPPAEVETYITDPCNLPKWADGLGSSVRNENGQWIVTTRAGEVSIRFAPPNPFGVIDHWVKLAPEVEIHIPMRVLPSGDGCEVSFTLFRLATMSDEQFADDQQKVERDMQRLQQILNGH; from the coding sequence ATGTCCACGCTCATCTCACGCACGTTCACTGTCTCGATCAATCGCCCGCCAGCCGAGGTAGAAACTTACATCACTGATCCGTGCAATTTGCCGAAGTGGGCCGATGGTTTGGGGTCGTCGGTGCGAAATGAAAATGGCCAGTGGATCGTCACGACCCGGGCCGGCGAAGTGTCCATTCGCTTTGCGCCGCCGAATCCATTTGGAGTGATCGATCATTGGGTGAAGCTTGCGCCAGAGGTCGAAATTCACATTCCGATGCGCGTGCTGCCGAGCGGCGACGGGTGTGAAGTCTCGTTTACGCTGTTTCGATTGGCTACGATGAGTGATGAGCAATTCGCCGACGACCAGCAGAAGGTCGAGCGCGATATGCAGCGACTTCAGCAGATCTTGAATGGACACTAA
- a CDS encoding RAD55 family ATPase → MTARQTTGVDGLDELLGGGLLPGTLTVVVGATGIGKTQLGLQFAQAGVAQEKRRGVVFDCSSRGDSQNHAAYAQRMFDARLAVADVNRLVELDDFFAASKQFGDYLHVFDYSGQRVTRKDLDWDDWRNWQAHLNARLRAAISFLYGNLVQGSRRIVIDGIEPVDRPGESIQFHLFEYVYHQVLRKDPEWVARDLFREHYRQNAEAAAAHVYDPAQVGCVLLVTSHETMLDDLISRPLAEGDVLSNANTLIYMGKTRNGDRMGRSLFVAKHRGSACDERIVPYRIDDRGVHVG, encoded by the coding sequence TTGACGGCGCGACAGACGACGGGAGTGGATGGGCTCGATGAACTGCTGGGGGGCGGCTTGCTACCGGGAACACTCACGGTGGTCGTGGGCGCGACCGGCATTGGCAAGACGCAACTCGGGCTGCAGTTTGCGCAGGCGGGCGTGGCTCAAGAGAAGCGTCGCGGCGTAGTTTTTGATTGTAGCTCGCGCGGCGATTCGCAGAATCATGCGGCGTATGCGCAGCGGATGTTCGATGCGCGCCTGGCCGTGGCCGATGTAAATCGCCTGGTCGAACTCGATGATTTTTTTGCGGCCAGCAAGCAGTTCGGCGATTATCTGCACGTCTTCGATTACAGCGGTCAGCGGGTGACGCGCAAGGATCTCGATTGGGACGACTGGCGCAACTGGCAAGCTCATTTGAATGCCCGCTTGCGCGCGGCGATTTCATTTCTCTATGGCAATCTGGTGCAAGGTTCGCGGCGCATCGTGATCGATGGCATCGAGCCGGTCGATCGGCCTGGCGAGTCGATTCAGTTTCATCTGTTCGAGTACGTCTATCATCAAGTGCTGCGGAAAGATCCTGAATGGGTCGCGCGCGATTTATTCCGCGAGCATTACCGGCAGAATGCCGAAGCGGCGGCGGCGCATGTGTACGATCCGGCGCAGGTTGGCTGCGTGCTGCTCGTTACTTCGCACGAGACCATGCTCGACGATCTGATCAGCCGGCCGCTGGCCGAAGGTGACGTGCTGTCGAACGCCAACACGCTGATCTACATGGGCAAGACCCGCAACGGCGACCGCATGGGGCGGTCGCTGTTTGTCGCCAAGCATCGCGGCAGCGCCTGCGATGAACGGATCGTGCCGTACCGGATCGATGATCGCGGCGTGCACGTCGGTTAA
- a CDS encoding dihydrolipoyl dehydrogenase family protein — MSLSFDLICVGSGPAAATVAVTCAKAGWNVAIVESQDFGGTCALHGCNPKKVFTNAAALFDRFQRSQEKLTRGKARIEWSDLVAFQHEFTDPVREKSEEKFEQRGIKTFHGVARFVGERIIEVGEQRLEARRIFLGVGARPTPLKIIGNELAITSDDFMELAELPARVLFLGGGFISFEFAHLAARVGSQVTISDRHELPLRSFDPDLVRLLMKSSQEAGIDIRNETEARQIERSANGLRVTLTTKTGDKLIDVDLVVNSGGRVPDLAGLNLEAGSIAHGKRGVQVNEFLQSTTNPAVYAGGDCADTGVQMLAPTANESARIAAKNLLAGEPATAVDYGPVPQVVFSVPPLAAVGMSEADARNKGLEIDIRYEDLSTKGEVRKLCSSTAGCKLIIDRRSDRILGAHLLGPHADEVINVFALAIRQKLTAAELKSMLFTYPTMTAEYCRLL, encoded by the coding sequence ATGTCTCTTTCGTTCGATCTGATTTGTGTAGGCTCCGGCCCGGCGGCGGCAACAGTCGCCGTCACCTGCGCAAAAGCAGGTTGGAATGTCGCGATCGTGGAGTCGCAAGACTTCGGCGGAACTTGCGCGCTGCACGGCTGCAATCCGAAGAAAGTCTTCACCAACGCGGCTGCGCTCTTCGATCGATTTCAACGATCACAAGAAAAACTAACGCGAGGTAAGGCCCGGATCGAATGGTCGGATCTGGTCGCGTTTCAACACGAGTTCACCGATCCGGTGCGCGAAAAGAGTGAAGAGAAATTCGAGCAGCGCGGCATCAAGACCTTCCACGGCGTCGCCCGGTTCGTCGGCGAGCGCATCATCGAAGTGGGCGAGCAACGCCTCGAAGCCAGACGCATTTTTCTGGGCGTCGGCGCGCGACCGACTCCACTGAAAATTATTGGCAACGAGTTAGCGATCACGAGCGACGACTTCATGGAACTCGCCGAGTTGCCAGCGCGGGTGTTGTTTCTGGGTGGCGGTTTTATCTCGTTTGAATTCGCGCACTTGGCAGCGCGCGTCGGATCGCAAGTAACGATTAGCGATCGCCATGAACTGCCGCTACGTTCGTTCGATCCTGACTTAGTGCGTCTGCTCATGAAGAGTTCGCAGGAAGCGGGAATCGACATTCGGAATGAAACCGAAGCACGCCAGATCGAGCGTAGCGCGAATGGTTTGCGAGTGACGCTGACGACGAAGACTGGCGATAAGCTCATCGATGTTGATCTCGTCGTGAATAGCGGCGGCCGTGTGCCTGATCTCGCGGGACTGAATCTGGAAGCAGGAAGCATCGCGCACGGCAAGCGCGGTGTGCAGGTGAATGAGTTTCTGCAAAGCACGACGAATCCCGCCGTCTACGCCGGTGGCGATTGTGCCGACACGGGTGTGCAGATGCTCGCTCCGACAGCCAACGAATCGGCCCGGATTGCCGCAAAAAACTTGCTGGCCGGTGAACCGGCGACGGCTGTTGATTACGGGCCTGTTCCGCAGGTGGTCTTCAGCGTGCCGCCGCTGGCTGCGGTGGGAATGTCGGAAGCCGATGCGCGGAACAAGGGCCTGGAGATTGATATTCGTTACGAAGATCTGTCTACGAAAGGCGAGGTGCGAAAGCTCTGCTCATCAACCGCTGGCTGCAAGCTGATCATCGATCGCCGCAGTGATCGCATCCTCGGCGCGCATCTCCTCGGCCCGCACGCCGACGAGGTCATCAACGTTTTCGCCCTCGCCATTCGTCAAAAACTAACCGCGGCGGAACTGAAGAGCATGCTCTTCACCTATCCCACCATGACTGCCGAGTATTGCCGGCTGCTGTAA
- a CDS encoding cold-shock protein, with product MNYGVIYHVVFEKGFGFIKPDRGQDIFFPAVAVQDGRFDHIGPEQPVKYELEMMSDEEKKKAKGPRAKIVILIDKIPGGILEDTPAELRAKHHPNKRGRKATWKRKIELNKPPESEKPAAEAELESQTIAEPEATPDSDTPTS from the coding sequence ATGAACTACGGCGTTATCTATCATGTGGTCTTCGAGAAGGGGTTCGGCTTCATCAAGCCGGACCGCGGTCAGGACATTTTCTTTCCCGCGGTGGCAGTGCAAGACGGCCGGTTCGATCACATCGGACCCGAACAGCCCGTGAAGTACGAGCTGGAGATGATGTCGGACGAGGAGAAGAAGAAGGCCAAGGGGCCGCGGGCCAAGATCGTGATCTTGATCGACAAGATCCCCGGCGGAATTCTCGAAGACACGCCAGCCGAACTGCGGGCCAAGCATCATCCGAACAAGCGGGGCCGCAAAGCCACCTGGAAGCGGAAGATCGAGCTCAACAAACCGCCGGAATCAGAAAAACCGGCGGCTGAAGCAGAACTCGAATCACAAACGATTGCCGAGCCGGAAGCAACTCCCGACTCCGACACGCCGACCTCTTAA
- a CDS encoding response regulator codes for MTDQSDSHTPLRIMVVEDNKDAADSLAMLLRIECAHTVDVAYTGLQALQLANVHRPDVVLLDLGLPTLNGFQVAEEMRAMPAGDEITIIAITGHSDPVVIDAATAAGINLHLTKPVDIQHLLRYLSGSGLN; via the coding sequence GTGACTGACCAATCCGACTCCCACACTCCGTTACGAATCATGGTGGTCGAGGACAACAAGGACGCAGCCGACAGCCTAGCCATGCTGCTGCGAATTGAATGTGCTCATACCGTCGACGTGGCGTACACCGGGCTGCAAGCCTTGCAGCTCGCCAACGTGCACCGGCCTGATGTCGTGCTACTGGATCTCGGACTGCCGACGCTCAACGGCTTTCAAGTGGCCGAAGAAATGCGGGCCATGCCCGCTGGCGACGAGATCACGATCATTGCCATCACGGGTCATTCCGATCCGGTCGTCATCGATGCGGCGACTGCGGCAGGGATCAATCTCCACCTGACCAAGCCCGTCGACATTCAGCACTTACTCCGTTACTTGAGCGGCAGTGGCTTGAATTAG